Genomic segment of Kingella negevensis:
AACGGTGTTGCCCACGCTGCCACAAGCGGCTAATGTGAATACTGTGGCGATTAAGATAATGTGTTTCATGGCGAGTTTCCTATAAAGAAGAAAACACGAATTTCGTGGTTAGAAATTCGTGTTTGTTTGGTTAAATTATTTGCCTGAGGTTACTTTCAATGCAGCTTCGCTTGGTTTGCTTTCCAAATCAGTTGGCAATGCTTTATTTTGCTCATGTGATTTGCCCCAAACGTAAGCAGTCAGCAAGTGAATTTTCTCTTCGCTCAAGAAGCCTTCCCAAGTTGGCATTTGGTTGTGGCGACCACCTGTGATGGTTTCAATGATGGCTTTTTCGCTACCACCCCATAACCATGTGTCATCGGTTAAGTTTGGTGCCGTGCCCATTGTGCCTTGGCCTTTGTCGCCGTGGCAGGTTACGCAGTTGGCAGCAAAGATTTCTTTGCCGCGTGCTGCGCGTTCTTCGTTGTGCTCTTTGCCTGAAAGCGACATCACGTAGTTGGCAACGTCTTTCACGCCGTCTTCACCGAATTTAGGACCCCACGCTGCCATAATGCCTGTACGACCTTTGGCGATGGTTTCGTGGATTTTTTCAGGTGTGCCACCGTAAATCCAGTCTGTGTCTGTTAAATTTGGGAAACCGCGCGCGCCTTTTGCATCTGAG
This window contains:
- the ccoP gene encoding cytochrome-c oxidase, cbb3-type subunit III, producing MESQFTSPFWSYYIIAIVVLAFIYVTFLLLSQNKIKVKKGEEVETMGHSWDGIEEYNNPLPRWWFFMFLGTITFGIGYLIIYPGLGDYKGIGFNGKPWTSHNQYEAEMAAADKATGALYAKYKGMKVEDVAKDPAAMTIGKNLFDTYCIQCHGSDAKGARGFPNLTDTDWIYGGTPEKIHETIAKGRTGIMAAWGPKFGEDGVKDVANYVMSLSGKEHNEERAARGKEIFAANCVTCHGDKGQGTMGTAPNLTDDTWLWGGSEKAIIETITGGRHNQMPTWEGFLSEEKIHLLTAYVWGKSHEQNKALPTDLESKPSEAALKVTSGK